A single window of Gossypium arboreum isolate Shixiya-1 chromosome 13, ASM2569848v2, whole genome shotgun sequence DNA harbors:
- the LOC108462338 gene encoding putative lipid-transfer protein DIR1, protein MGGYAKLMIVTMVVAGLALGSGPMVANGQNVCGMNKEGFKACQPSVTAGNPSPPPPSASCCMALDEADLTCLCFFKNSKWMNDYGIDFNRAKNLPVQCNLAKSFNC, encoded by the coding sequence ATGGGGGGATACGCTAAGCTTATGATCGTGACAATGGTGGTAGCTGGTTTAGCCCTTGGGTCCGGACCCATGGTGGCAAATGGTCAGAATGTTTGTGGCATGAACAAAGAAGGTTTCAAGGCATGCCAGCCGAGCGTGACTGCCGGGAACCCCAGCCCTCCGCCGCCGTCGGCTTCATGTTGCATGGCTTTAGACGAAGCCGACCTCACATGCCTTTGTTTCTTCAAGAATTCCAAGTGGATGAACGATTATGGAATCGATTTCAATCGAGCTAAGAACCTGCCCGTGCAATGCAATTTGGCCAAATCTTTCAATTGCTAG